Proteins encoded in a region of the Inquilinus sp. KBS0705 genome:
- the mgrA gene encoding L-glyceraldehyde 3-phosphate reductase: protein MTYLPSPKRYDNMQYRRCGKSGIKLPAISLGLWHNFGHVDVMENFRKILHLAFDSGITHFDLANNYGPPPGSAETNFGKILKEDFGGYRDEMIISSKAGYTMWDGPYGDWGSKKYLVSSLDQSLKRMELDYVDIFYHHRPDPETPLEETMSALDLIVRQGKALYAGISNYPAEEADKAIAILKRLGTPCLIHQPKYSMFVRDAEQGLLDVLEKDGVGCIPFSPLAQGLLTNKYLQGIPEDSRAAKSTGFLQTSQVTDEVIDKIKKLNDLAVKRGQTLAQMALAWLLKDTRVTSVLIGASKPEQLADSLKALDNTAFSSDELSQIEAILK from the coding sequence ATGACCTATCTACCCTCACCAAAACGATACGACAATATGCAATACCGCCGCTGCGGTAAAAGCGGCATAAAACTGCCTGCCATTTCATTAGGCCTTTGGCACAACTTCGGCCATGTGGATGTAATGGAAAACTTTCGTAAAATACTACACCTGGCCTTTGATAGCGGCATTACCCACTTCGATTTGGCAAACAACTACGGCCCGCCCCCGGGATCGGCCGAGACCAATTTTGGTAAAATATTAAAGGAGGATTTTGGCGGCTACCGCGATGAGATGATCATTTCGAGCAAGGCCGGCTATACCATGTGGGATGGCCCTTATGGCGATTGGGGTTCAAAAAAATACCTGGTAAGCAGCCTCGACCAAAGCCTCAAACGCATGGAATTGGATTATGTAGACATATTTTACCATCACCGCCCGGACCCTGAAACACCACTGGAAGAAACCATGAGCGCCTTAGACCTCATTGTTCGCCAGGGCAAGGCCTTATATGCCGGTATATCCAACTATCCTGCCGAAGAAGCGGACAAAGCCATAGCTATTTTAAAGCGATTAGGCACCCCTTGTTTAATCCATCAGCCCAAGTATTCGATGTTTGTGCGCGATGCCGAGCAGGGGCTGTTAGATGTGTTAGAAAAGGACGGTGTAGGCTGCATACCTTTCTCGCCATTGGCGCAAGGCTTACTGACCAATAAATACCTGCAAGGCATTCCTGAAGATTCGCGTGCGGCTAAATCCACCGGCTTTTTGCAAACCAGCCAAGTAACTGATGAAGTTATCGACAAGATAAAAAAACTGAACGACCTGGCCGTTAAACGTGGCCAAACGTTGGCCCAAATGGCACTGGCCTGGTTACTTAAAGATACCCGTGTAACATCGGTATTAATAGGTGCCAGCAAACCCGAGCAACTCGCCGACTCATTAAAAGCATTAGACAATACCGCTTTCTCATCTGACGAGCTTTCGCAGATAGAAGCTATCCTGAAATAA
- a CDS encoding bifunctional folylpolyglutamate synthase/dihydrofolate synthase, translating into MDYNETIQYLYTQLPMFTRDGASAFKKDLTNTLALCELLDNPQHKFKSVHIAGTNGKGSTSHMLAAILQTAGYKTGLYTSPHLKDFRERIRVNGRMIPEQTVINFVIDHKSDFERIQPSFFEMTVALAFDVFARERVDIAVVEVGLGGRLDSTNIINPLLSVITNIGWDHMNMLGNTLQLIAGEKAGIIKPNTPVVVGEHQPEVSEVFLNKALKEKSRIDFASEDWDIVSENKDIDMLTIEVQKQLLPTFAYSDDPILHLQLDLPGTYQAKNLKTVLSAVDELRNQGFDITDEHIKTALKQVKTLTGLHGRWEVLNRQPLTICDTGHNPEGIREVLKDIATVKYKQLHFVIGMVNDKDLSTVLSMLPKNAIYYFCKPDIPRGLAAESIKEQAAVFGLYGDAYVSVKAALQAAQQNAADTDLVFVGGSTFVVAEIV; encoded by the coding sequence ATGGACTATAACGAAACCATCCAATACCTCTACACCCAGCTACCCATGTTTACAAGGGATGGTGCATCGGCCTTTAAAAAAGACCTGACCAATACCCTGGCTTTGTGCGAATTATTGGATAACCCGCAGCATAAATTTAAAAGTGTACATATTGCAGGTACTAATGGTAAAGGTTCAACATCGCATATGCTGGCGGCTATTTTGCAAACAGCCGGCTATAAAACGGGTTTATATACTTCGCCCCACCTCAAAGATTTCCGCGAGCGCATCCGTGTAAACGGGCGGATGATCCCGGAGCAAACAGTTATCAACTTTGTGATTGACCACAAGTCCGATTTCGAGCGTATACAACCATCGTTTTTTGAGATGACAGTAGCCCTTGCTTTTGATGTTTTTGCCCGTGAGCGGGTAGATATAGCCGTTGTAGAGGTAGGATTAGGTGGCAGGCTGGATTCAACCAATATCATTAACCCCTTGCTATCGGTAATCACCAATATAGGCTGGGACCACATGAATATGCTGGGTAATACCCTGCAACTGATAGCAGGAGAAAAAGCCGGCATTATTAAACCCAATACCCCTGTTGTAGTAGGCGAGCACCAGCCTGAGGTATCAGAAGTATTTTTAAACAAAGCGCTTAAAGAAAAAAGCAGAATTGATTTTGCTTCAGAAGATTGGGATATCGTATCTGAAAACAAGGATATTGATATGCTGACCATCGAAGTACAAAAGCAGCTTTTGCCAACCTTTGCCTATTCCGATGACCCGATACTCCATTTGCAGCTTGACCTGCCCGGTACCTACCAGGCAAAGAATTTAAAAACCGTACTCTCTGCTGTAGACGAACTGCGTAACCAGGGCTTTGATATTACCGATGAGCATATCAAAACTGCTTTAAAACAGGTGAAAACGCTAACAGGCCTGCACGGGCGCTGGGAAGTATTAAACAGGCAACCCCTAACCATTTGCGATACCGGCCATAACCCCGAGGGCATACGCGAGGTATTAAAAGATATTGCCACTGTAAAATACAAGCAGTTGCATTTTGTAATAGGCATGGTAAACGATAAGGACCTGAGCACCGTGCTGAGTATGTTACCTAAAAATGCCATTTACTACTTTTGCAAACCCGACATCCCGCGTGGTTTAGCGGCTGAAAGCATAAAAGAGCAAGCAGCCGTATTTGGTCTATATGGCGATGCTTATGTATCGGTAAAAGCAGCCCTGCAGGCCGCGCAGCAAAACGCCGCCGATACCGACCTGGTATTTGTAGGCGGCAGCACCTTTGTAGTTGCCGAGATAGTTTAA
- a CDS encoding four helix bundle protein, giving the protein MTGSFKELKVYQFSFEAAQAIFRLSKEFPKEETYALTDQIRRSSRAVCANIGEGYRKRIYPKHFTSKMTDADGEATETTIWLDFALDCEYVSSDEHQLLHTKYAEVGRMLNSMANNPEKFLPKIPNT; this is encoded by the coding sequence ATGACAGGAAGTTTTAAAGAGCTAAAGGTTTATCAGTTTTCATTTGAGGCTGCTCAAGCTATTTTTCGTCTTTCAAAGGAATTTCCAAAAGAAGAAACGTATGCGCTAACTGACCAAATCAGGCGTTCATCCCGCGCCGTTTGCGCCAATATTGGAGAAGGCTACAGGAAACGTATTTACCCAAAACACTTTACCTCGAAAATGACAGATGCCGATGGCGAGGCTACGGAAACTACAATTTGGTTAGATTTTGCATTAGATTGCGAATATGTCAGTTCAGATGAGCATCAACTATTGCACACAAAGTATGCAGAGGTAGGACGTATGTTAAATTCAATGGCGAATAATCCCGAGAAATTTCTTCCTAAAATTCCTAATACTTAA
- a CDS encoding energy transducer TonB: MDYREENNYPKAFAATGVILAVVMALCYFIVFHNPPKQEEGTGGILVNYGTVDEGTGDDYMSTEEPSVAENANKTKPDKITPNTPTEQQQQVDNSDKNVVTQNNEDAPEVTANSKDPSTTVATEPNKKPTKPVVNQNALYKGKTNNGTGEGDGTGSTPGNQGKTTGTTLTNNYNGTGSGNGGNLNLTQRSFVTRPSIEDTKRFNGKVVIEIRVDKDGNVIYAKAGRGTTITDYDILTKCENAVRNSKFNASDTAPDTQTGTLTFVFKVN, encoded by the coding sequence ATGGATTACAGGGAGGAAAATAATTATCCGAAAGCTTTTGCTGCAACAGGCGTAATACTTGCCGTTGTAATGGCTTTGTGCTATTTTATTGTTTTCCATAACCCGCCAAAGCAAGAGGAAGGCACCGGCGGTATACTGGTAAATTACGGTACAGTTGACGAAGGGACCGGCGATGATTACATGAGTACCGAAGAACCTTCGGTAGCCGAAAATGCTAACAAAACCAAACCCGACAAGATTACCCCCAACACCCCTACCGAGCAACAGCAACAGGTAGACAACAGCGATAAAAACGTAGTAACCCAAAACAACGAAGATGCACCCGAGGTTACCGCCAACAGCAAAGACCCAAGCACTACCGTAGCTACCGAACCCAATAAAAAACCTACCAAACCGGTAGTAAACCAAAACGCGCTTTATAAAGGTAAAACCAATAACGGCACCGGCGAAGGAGATGGTACCGGCTCTACCCCGGGCAATCAGGGTAAAACTACCGGTACTACGCTTACCAATAACTATAACGGTACCGGATCGGGCAATGGGGGCAACCTTAACCTTACTCAGCGTAGCTTTGTTACCCGCCCATCTATTGAAGATACTAAACGTTTTAACGGTAAGGTGGTAATAGAGATACGGGTTGATAAAGACGGTAATGTTATATACGCCAAAGCCGGCCGTGGTACTACCATTACCGATTACGACATATTAACCAAATGCGAAAACGCCGTGCGCAACTCTAAGTTTAACGCATCAGACACCGCTCCCGATACCCAAACAGGTACTTTAACTTTTGTGTTCAAAGTAAATTGA
- a CDS encoding biopolymer transporter ExbD produces MNLRKRHKGASAEVHTSAMNDIMFFLLLFFLIASTVTNPNVIKLVLPKSSSGQSVSKKTITVSVTKDLRYYVDKKEIAVDALQATLASYKSLATELTIVLYVDKTVAIQDVVQVMDVAQKLNIKLVLATEPKG; encoded by the coding sequence ATGAATTTAAGAAAAAGACACAAAGGCGCATCGGCAGAGGTTCATACATCGGCCATGAACGATATCATGTTTTTCCTGCTTTTGTTTTTCCTTATTGCTTCAACGGTAACTAATCCTAACGTAATTAAGCTGGTGTTGCCAAAATCGTCAAGCGGGCAGTCGGTATCAAAAAAAACCATTACTGTATCGGTAACAAAAGACCTGCGTTATTACGTTGATAAAAAAGAAATAGCCGTTGATGCATTACAAGCCACACTGGCCAGCTACAAAAGCCTTGCAACCGAGCTTACTATAGTTTTGTATGTCGACAAAACCGTAGCCATACAAGATGTAGTTCAGGTGATGGATGTGGCTCAAAAATTGAATATTAAACTGGTATTAGCAACAGAACCAAAAGGATAG
- a CDS encoding MotA/TolQ/ExbB proton channel family protein: protein MLLLQVTDTAAKLIDTTKQVAQQVATTQIPNEELRFGDLLLKGGWVMIPIGILAVLGLVIFFERYFTIRKAGKSEAHLMTQIRGSIQSGDLQSAMAICKNSNSPLGRMLQKGLLRIGRPIKDIEGAIENVGKLEVAKLEKNIGIIGIVAGIAPMFGFLGTIAGVIKIFYDISKTDNISMGVISGGLYVKMVTSAAGLFVGIIAYVCYHILNMMVDKVILKLETDAIEFIDLLEEPSK, encoded by the coding sequence ATGCTATTATTGCAGGTTACAGATACAGCCGCAAAGCTAATTGATACTACAAAACAGGTTGCCCAACAAGTAGCAACCACACAAATACCTAACGAAGAACTACGATTTGGCGATTTGCTTTTAAAGGGCGGTTGGGTAATGATACCTATTGGCATTTTGGCCGTTTTGGGCCTGGTGATATTTTTTGAGCGTTACTTTACTATACGCAAGGCCGGCAAAAGCGAGGCCCATTTAATGACCCAGATACGCGGCAGTATACAATCAGGCGATTTGCAATCGGCTATGGCTATTTGCAAAAACAGCAATTCGCCGCTTGGCCGCATGTTACAAAAAGGTTTACTGCGTATTGGCCGCCCTATAAAAGATATTGAAGGCGCCATTGAAAACGTAGGCAAGCTGGAAGTAGCCAAGTTGGAAAAAAACATTGGCATAATTGGTATTGTGGCCGGTATTGCGCCCATGTTTGGTTTTTTGGGTACCATAGCCGGGGTAATCAAAATATTTTATGATATATCAAAAACAGATAACATTAGCATGGGTGTAATATCCGGCGGTTTGTATGTTAAAATGGTAACATCAGCAGCTGGTTTGTTTGTGGGTATTATTGCCTATGTGTGCTATCATATTTTAAATATGATGGTTGATAAGGTGATATTGAAACTGGAAACCGATGCCATCGAATTTATTGACCTTTTAGAGGAGCCGAGTAAATGA